In Microbulbifer sp. THAF38, the sequence GCGGGTTCTGGTCGTGGGGGCTTCCACCGGTTACGGGCTGGCTTCGCGGGTTACCGCCGCCTTTGGCTGTGGCGCTAAGACCCTGGGGGTGTTTTTCGAAAAGCCGCCCACGGAAAAGCGCACCGCTTCCGCCGGTTACTACAATTCCGCGGCTTTTGAGGCAGAAGCGCACAAAGCGGGACTCTATGCCAAGAGTATCAACGGCGATGCCTTTTCCGACGCCGTAAAAGCCCAGGCTGTCGAAATGATCAAAGAGGACCTGGGACAGGTGGACCTGGTGGTTTACAGCCTCGCTTCACCCCGCCGCACAGACCCCAAGACCGGTGAACTTTACAGCTCCGTACTCAAGCCCATCGGTGAATCCTATACGGCTAAAAACCTGAATACCGACAAGCTGGAAATTTCTGATATCACTGTCGAGCCCGCCAATGAGGAAGAGATTGCCAATACCGTGAAGGTGATGGGTGGTGAGGACTGGGAGCTGTGGATGCAGGCCCTGGGTGAAGCAGGCGTTCTGGCCGACAATTGCAAGACGGTGGCTTACACCTATATCGGTGAAAAGCTCACCTGGCCGATTTATGGTCACGCCACCATCGGCAAGGCCAAGGAAGATCTGGACCGTGCCGCCAAGGCGATTACCGACAAGGGCCAGGCCAACGCCAATGTTGCGGTGCTCAAGGCCCTGGTTACCCAATCCAGTTCCGCGATTCCGGTGATGCCGCTGTATATTTCCCTGGTCTACAAGGTGATGAAGGAAGAGGGGACGCATGAAGGCTGTATCGAGCAGCTCTACCGTCTCTACACCGAGGGGCTCTATACCGATTCCCCGCGTCTCGATGGAGACAATCGCCTGCGTATGGATGACAAGGAGCTGCGCCCGGAGACGCAGTCCAAGATTGAACACCTATGGCCGCAGGTAACGGCAGAAAACTTGTTTGAGCTGACAGACTACAAAGGTTATCAGGCCGACTTCCTCAAGCTATTTGGCTTTGGCGTCGAGGGTGTCGACTATGAAGCCGATACCAGTTCAATGGTAGAGGCGGAATTCCGCTGATACCTGCTGGGCTCAGGGAGAGCCCCTGTCTGCGGGGAGTGGCGCCGCTGCTCTCCGTTTTCTACACATCTGTAACTCCGTTTTTTATTGTTTCGTCTCTAATGCCCTTGTGGCTTTTCCTTCTATTTCTTTTCCTTAAGTTACCCGTGAACTCCCCTGTTTTCCTTTAGCGGCAAGGGGGCATAATCCCCATTTAGTTTTTGCGGGGGAAAACTCCATGGAATACCGCCAGCTCGGCACCAGTAACCTCAAAGTCAGTCAGATCTGCCTTGGCACCATGACCTTTGGCGAACAAAACAGCGCCGATGATGCCTCTGAGCAGCTGGATTATGCCCTGGAGCAAGGGGTGAACTTTATCGACTGTGCGGAAATGTACCCGGTGCCCCCCCGGCCTGAAACTCAAGGGCGAACGGAGGAATATATCGGCAGCTGGTTGTCGGCCCGTGGTGGACGCGACAAGGTAATCATCGCCACCAAGGTGGCTGGGCGCGGCGAAGCCAACTCTGGGGTCGGGCATCTGCGTTCAGGTCCGAGGCTGAACCGTGAGCAGATCCTGAAGGCCTGTGATCACTCCCTCAAGCGGTTGGCCACCGATTATATCGACCTCTACCAAGTGCACTGGCCCGAGCGCTTGACCAACTTTTTCGGTCGCCTTGGCTACCAGCATGGAGGGGATGATGGCATCGCTATCGCCGAGACCCTCGATGCCCTGGAGGAGCTGGTTAAGGTGGGAAAGGTACGCCATATTGGTATTTCCAATGAAACCCCTTGGGGTATGCACGAATACCTCAGGGAGTCGGTAGTTTTAGGCAAGCCGCGCATTGTCTCAATCCAAAATCCCTATAACCTGCTAAACCGCACTTTCGAGGTCGGCTGTGCCGAAATGTCTCTGCGCGAGCGATGTGGGTTACTGGCTTATTCGCCCCTGGCCTTTGGGGTGCTTTCCGGGAAGTATCTTGGGGGCAAAAAGCCTGCCGG encodes:
- the fabV gene encoding enoyl-ACP reductase FabV, which encodes MIIQPKVRGFICTNAHPQGCAANVREQIDFIKSQPAIDNGPKRVLVVGASTGYGLASRVTAAFGCGAKTLGVFFEKPPTEKRTASAGYYNSAAFEAEAHKAGLYAKSINGDAFSDAVKAQAVEMIKEDLGQVDLVVYSLASPRRTDPKTGELYSSVLKPIGESYTAKNLNTDKLEISDITVEPANEEEIANTVKVMGGEDWELWMQALGEAGVLADNCKTVAYTYIGEKLTWPIYGHATIGKAKEDLDRAAKAITDKGQANANVAVLKALVTQSSSAIPVMPLYISLVYKVMKEEGTHEGCIEQLYRLYTEGLYTDSPRLDGDNRLRMDDKELRPETQSKIEHLWPQVTAENLFELTDYKGYQADFLKLFGFGVEGVDYEADTSSMVEAEFR
- a CDS encoding NADP(H)-dependent aldo-keto reductase; this encodes MEYRQLGTSNLKVSQICLGTMTFGEQNSADDASEQLDYALEQGVNFIDCAEMYPVPPRPETQGRTEEYIGSWLSARGGRDKVIIATKVAGRGEANSGVGHLRSGPRLNREQILKACDHSLKRLATDYIDLYQVHWPERLTNFFGRLGYQHGGDDGIAIAETLDALEELVKVGKVRHIGISNETPWGMHEYLRESVVLGKPRIVSIQNPYNLLNRTFEVGCAEMSLRERCGLLAYSPLAFGVLSGKYLGGKKPAGARLTLYDRFQRYAGERTTAATEAYVELARQFDLDPAQMALAFVNQQPFVTSNIIGATTMEQLRNNIASVNVKLNEELLAAIEAIHSENPNPAP